A region from the Macrobrachium nipponense isolate FS-2020 chromosome 47, ASM1510439v2, whole genome shotgun sequence genome encodes:
- the LOC135204682 gene encoding gastrula zinc finger protein XlCGF49.1-like, with product MERSLSRSTDCEKVFYNEINLTSDITNPTREKTFLCDECGKAFSLKHNFIVHMRIHSGEKPFMCKKCGKAFSMRHNLTVHMRIHTGEKPFECKECGKAFSQKPDLTIHMRIHTGEKPFMCQECGKAFSMKNNLIVHMRIHTGEKPFMCQECGKAFSRKASLIIHTRIHTGEKPFMCEECGKAFSQKSDLAIHTRIHSGGKPFMCNDCGKAFAKKSHLTAHMKIHAGENDKL from the coding sequence ATGGAGAGAAGTCTTTCCAGATCTACTGACTGTGAGAAGGTATTTTACAATGAAATTAATCTTACAAGTGATATCACAAATCCTACCAGAGAGAAAACATTCTTGTGTGATGAATGTGGGAAGGCATTTTCCTTGAAACATAATTTTAtagttcatatgagaatccacagtggagagaagccattcatgtgcaagaaatgtgggaaagcattttccatgAGACATAATCTTACAGTTCATATGAGaattcacactggagagaagccattcgagtgcaaggaatgtggaaaagcattttcccagaaaccagatcttacaattcatatgagaatacatactggagaaaagccattcatgtgccaagaatgtgggaaagcattttccatgAAGAATAATCTTAtagttcatatgagaatccacactggagaaaagccattcatgtgccaagaatgtgggaaagcattttcccgtAAAGCAAGTCTTATAATTCATACgagaatccacactggagagaaaccattcatgtgcgaggaatgtgggaaagcattttcccagaaatcagaTCTTGCAATTCATACGAGAATCCATTCTGGAgggaagccattcatgtgcaacgactgtgggaaagcatttgccAAGAAATCACATCTTACAGCTCATATGAAAATCCATGCTGGAGAAAATGACAAATTATAA